In a genomic window of Cynocephalus volans isolate mCynVol1 chromosome 1, mCynVol1.pri, whole genome shotgun sequence:
- the FIGN gene encoding fidgetin — MQWTPEHAQWPEQHFDITSTTRSPAHKVEAYRGHLQRTYQYAWANDDISALTASNLLKKYAEKYSGILEGPVDRPVLSNYSDASSGLVNGRKNESEPWQPSLNSEAVYPMNCVPDVITASKAGVSSALPPADVSASIGSSPGVASNLTEPSYSSSTCGSHTVPSLHAGLPSQEYAPGYNGSYLHSTYSSQPAPALPSPHPSPLHSSGLLQPPPPPPPPPALVPGYNGTSNLSSYSYPSANYPPQTAVGSGYSPGGAPPPPSAYLPSGIPAPTPLPPTTVPGYTYQGHGLTPIAPSALTNSSASSLKRKAFYMAGQGDMDSSYGNYSYGQQRSTQSPMYRMPDNSISNTNRGNGFDRSAETSSLAFKPTKQLMSSEQQRKFSSQSSRALTPPSYSTAKNSLGSRSSESFGKYTSPVMSEHGDEHRQLLSHPMQGPGLRAATSSNHSVDEQLKNTDTHLIDLVTNEIITQGPPVDWNDIAGLDLVKAVIKEEVLWPVLRSDAFSGLTALPRSILLFGPRGTGKTLLGRCIASQLGATFFKIAGSGLVTKWIGEAEKIIHASFLVARCRQPSVIFVSDIDMLLSSQVSEEHSPVSRMRTEFLMQLDTVLTSAEDQIVVICATSKPEEIDESLRRYFMKRLLIPLPDSTARHQIIVQLLSQHNYCLNDKEFALLVQRTEGFSGLDVAHLCQEAAVGPLHAMPATDLSAIMPSQLRPVTYQDFENAFCKIQPSISQKELDMYVEWNKMFGCSQ, encoded by the coding sequence ATGCAGTGGACGCCGGAGCATGCCCAGTGGCCAGAACAGCACTTTGATATCACCTCAACTACTCGGTCTCCTGCCCACAAAGTTGAAGCTTACAGAGGTCATTTGCAGCGCACCTATCAGTATGCCTGGGCGAACGATGACATATCTGCTCTGACTGCATCCAACCTACTAAAAAAATATGCAGAGAAGTATTCTGGCATTTTGGAAGGTCCTGTGGACCGTCCCGTACTCAGCAACTATTCAGATGCATCATCAGGACTAGTGAATGGTCGGAAAAATGAAAGTGAACCCTGGCAGCCTTCCTTGAATTCAGAAGCCGTTTATCCCATGAACTGTGTTCCCGATGTTATCACTGCCAGCAAAGCTGGAGTCAGTTCAGCCCTCCCTCCAGCAGATGTCTCTGCAAGTATAGGGAGCTCTCCTGGGGTGGCCAGCAACCTGACAGAACCTAGTTATTCAAGTAGTACCTGTGGAAGCCACACTGTACCTAGTCTTCATGCAGGGCTCCCATCTCAGGAATATGCCCCAGGATACAACGGATCATATTTGCATTCGACTTACAGTAGCCAGCCAGCACCTGCACTTCCTTCACCCCATCCATCTCCTTTGCATAGCTCTGGGCtcctgcagccaccaccaccacctcctccaccaccagCCCTGGTCCCAGGCTACAATGGGACTTCTAACCTCTCCAGTTATAGCTATCCCTCTGCTAACTATCCTCCTCAGACTGCTGTAGGGTCTGGGTACAGCCCCGGGGgtgcaccccctcctccttcaGCATACCTGCCTTCAGGAATTCCCGCtcccacccccctgcccccaaccacTGTTCCTGGCTACACCTACCAGGGTCATGGTTTGACACCCATTGCACCCTCAGCTCTGACAAACAGTTCAGCAAGTTCTCTCAAAAGAAAAGCTTTCTATATGGCAGGGCAAGGAGATATGGACTCCAGTTATGGAAATTACAGCTATGGCCAACAGAGATCTACACAGAGTCCTATGTACAGAATGCCCGACAACAGCATTTCAAACACAAATCGGGGGAATGGCTTTGACAGAAGTGCTGAAACATCATCCTTAGCATTTAAGCCAACGAAGCAGCTAATGTcctctgaacagcaaaggaaattcAGCAGCCAGTCCAGTAGGGCTCTGACCCCTCCTTCCTACAGTACTGCTAAAAATTCATTGGGATCAAGATCCAGTGAATCCTTTGGGAAGTACACGTCACCAGTAATGAGTGAGCATGGGGACGAGCACAGGCAGCTCCTCTCTCACCCAATGCAAGGTCCTGGACTCCGTGCAGCTACCTCATCCAACCACTCTGTGGACGAGCAACTGAAGAATACTGACACGCACCTCATTGACCTGGTAACCAATGAGATTATCACCCAAGGACCTCCAGTGGACTGGAATGACATTGCTGGTCTCGATCTGGTGAAGGCTGTCATTAAAGAGGAGGTTTTATGGCCAGTGTTGAGGTCAGATGCATTCAGTGGACTGACGGCCTTACCTCGGAGCATCCTTTTGTTTGGACCTCGGGGAACAGGCAAAACTTTATTGGGCAGATGCATAGCTAGTCAGCTGGGGGCTACATTCTTCAAAATTGCTGGTTCTGGACTAGTCACCAAGTGGATaggagaagcagagaaaattATCCATGCCTCTTTTCTTGTGGCCAGGTGTCGTCAGCCCTCAGTGATTTTTGTTAGTGACATTGACATGCTTCTCTCCTCTCAAGTGAGTGAAGAACACAGTCCAGTCAGTCGGATGAGAACCGAATTTCTGATGCAGCTGGACACTGTACTAACTTCGGCTGAGGACCAAATCGTAGTAATTTGTGCCACCAGTAAACCGGAAGAAATAGATGAATCTCTTCGGAGGTACTTCATGAAACGACTTTTAATCCCCCTTCCTGACAGCACAGCGAGGCACCAGATAATAGTACAACTGCTCTCACAGCACAATTACTGTCTCAATGACAAGGAGTTTGCACTGCTCGTCCAGCGCACAGAAGGCTTTTCTGGACTAGACGTGGCTCATTTGTGTCAGGAAGCAGCGGTGGGCCCCCTCCATGCCATGCCAGCCACAGACCTTTCAGCCATTATGCCCAGCCAGTTGAGGCCCGTTACATATCAAGACTTTGAAAATGCTTTCTGCAAGATTCAGCCTAGCATATCTCAAAAAGAGCTTGATATGTATGTTGAATGGAACAAAATGTTTGGTTGCAGTCAGtaa